The following coding sequences lie in one Micromonospora sp. R77 genomic window:
- the recF gene encoding DNA replication/repair protein RecF (All proteins in this family for which functions are known are DNA-binding proteins that assist the filamentation of RecA onto DNA for the initiation of recombination or recombinational repair.): MYVRRLELVDFRSYERVGVDLDPGPNVLIGANGVGKTNLVEALGYVATLDSHRVATDAPLVRLGAASAVIRCAVVHDSRELLIELEIVPGKANRARLGRSPARRARDVLGALRLVLFAPEDLELVRGDPAERRRYLDDLLVTRQPRYAGVRADYERVIKQRNALLRTAYLARKTGGSRGGDLSTLAVWDAHLAQHGAELLAGRLELVAALTPHVAKAYDAVAAGKGAAGIAYRPSVELPDPTVDRATLVEALTTALAESRSAEIERGTTLVGPHRDDLALTLGPLPAKGYASHGESWSYALALRLAAYDLLRADGIEPVLVLDDVFAELDAGRRERLAGLVGGASQLLVTCAVDDDVPAALRGARYEVGEGTVRRVG; encoded by the coding sequence GTGTACGTCCGCCGGCTCGAACTGGTCGACTTCCGCTCCTACGAGCGGGTCGGCGTCGACCTCGACCCCGGTCCGAACGTGCTCATCGGCGCCAACGGCGTCGGCAAGACCAACCTGGTCGAGGCGTTGGGCTACGTGGCGACCCTGGACTCCCACCGGGTCGCCACGGACGCCCCCCTCGTCCGGCTGGGTGCCGCCTCGGCGGTGATCCGCTGCGCGGTGGTGCACGACAGCCGGGAACTGCTGATCGAGCTGGAGATCGTCCCGGGCAAGGCCAACCGGGCCCGACTGGGACGATCCCCCGCCCGCCGGGCCCGGGACGTGCTCGGCGCCCTGCGGCTGGTGCTCTTCGCCCCGGAGGACCTGGAACTCGTCCGTGGCGACCCGGCCGAGCGCCGCCGCTACCTCGACGACCTGCTCGTCACCCGCCAGCCCCGGTACGCCGGCGTGCGCGCCGACTACGAGCGGGTGATCAAGCAGCGCAACGCCCTGCTGCGGACCGCGTACCTGGCCCGGAAGACGGGCGGGTCGCGGGGTGGGGACCTGTCGACCCTCGCGGTCTGGGACGCCCACCTCGCGCAGCACGGCGCGGAACTGCTCGCCGGCCGGCTGGAACTCGTCGCCGCGCTGACCCCGCACGTCGCGAAGGCGTACGACGCGGTGGCGGCCGGGAAGGGCGCGGCGGGGATCGCGTACCGGCCGTCGGTGGAGCTGCCCGACCCGACGGTGGACCGGGCCACGCTGGTCGAGGCGTTGACCACCGCGCTGGCCGAGTCCCGGTCGGCGGAGATCGAACGCGGCACCACCCTGGTCGGTCCGCACCGGGACGACCTGGCGCTCACCCTGGGCCCGCTGCCCGCCAAGGGGTACGCCAGCCACGGCGAGTCCTGGTCGTACGCGCTGGCCCTGCGCCTGGCCGCGTACGACCTGCTGCGCGCCGACGGGATCGAACCGGTGCTGGTCCTCGACGACGTCTTCGCCGAGCTGGACGCCGGTCGCCGGGAGCGGCTGGCCGGACTGGTCGGCGGGGCGAGTCAACTGCTGGTGACCTGCGCGGTGGACGACGACGTGCCGGCGGCCCTGCGCGGCGCCCGGTACGAGGTCGGCGAGGGGACGGTACGCCGTGTCGGATGA
- a CDS encoding site-specific integrase, translating to MTPRDVQRFLTGLRGKLAPAGIIKVHAVLRVALADAERMDLVPRNVAKAAKPPALGRTERRALTPEEAKTLLSALTGDRLESLFVLTLATGLRRAELLGLRWSDVDLPRRAQFVRQTLQRTDHGLEFVPPKTHRSSRPLPLSALAVRALEAQRVRQAKERLAAGELWTDLGLVFASTIGTGMEPRNVNRRFDQLRAAAGLEWLHLHDLRHAFATFLLDQGEELRTVMELLGHSTIRMTADTYGHVLPARARQAASAIDRVLGEEGTA from the coding sequence TTGACGCCTCGGGACGTGCAGCGGTTCCTGACCGGACTCCGGGGCAAGCTCGCGCCGGCCGGCATCATCAAGGTGCACGCCGTCCTGCGCGTCGCCCTGGCCGACGCTGAACGGATGGACCTGGTGCCGCGCAACGTCGCCAAGGCCGCCAAGCCGCCGGCTCTCGGCCGGACCGAACGGCGCGCGTTGACGCCTGAGGAAGCCAAGACGTTGCTGTCGGCCCTGACCGGGGACCGGCTCGAATCGCTGTTCGTCCTGACGCTGGCGACCGGGCTGCGGCGGGCTGAGCTGTTGGGTCTCCGGTGGTCGGACGTGGACCTGCCGAGACGGGCGCAGTTCGTTCGGCAGACGCTCCAGCGGACGGATCACGGGTTGGAGTTCGTGCCACCGAAGACGCACCGGTCGAGTCGTCCTCTGCCGCTGTCGGCTCTGGCCGTTCGGGCGTTGGAGGCACAGCGGGTACGCCAGGCCAAGGAACGGCTCGCGGCCGGTGAGCTGTGGACGGATCTGGGCCTGGTCTTCGCCAGCACCATCGGCACCGGGATGGAGCCGCGGAACGTCAACCGGCGCTTCGACCAGCTCCGCGCGGCGGCCGGGCTGGAGTGGCTGCACCTGCACGACCTGCGGCACGCGTTCGCCACGTTCCTGCTCGACCAGGGCGAGGAGCTGCGAACGGTGATGGAGCTGCTCGGGCACTCCACGATCCGCATGACGGCCGACACCTACGGGCACGTCCTGCCGGCGCGGGCTCGTCAGGCTGCCTCGGCCATCGACCGGGTGCTGGGCGAGGAGGGGACGGCGTGA
- the gnd gene encoding phosphogluconate dehydrogenase (NAD(+)-dependent, decarboxylating), translated as MQLGLVGLGRMGGNMRERLRAAGHEVVGYDRDPQLSDVASLAELAEKLEAPRAVWVMVPAGVTDATIDELAGVLGEGDLIVDGGNSRFSDDGPRAERLNEQGIGYLDAGVSGGVWGKQNGYALMVGGAQEHVERLMPIFEALKPAGEFGFVHAGPVGAGHYAKMVHNGIEYGLMHAYAEGYELLSKSELVTNVPGVFKSWREGTVVRSWLLDLLDRALDEDPELAELSSYTEDTGEGRWTVDEAVRLAVPLNVITASLFARFASRQDESPAMKAVAALRQQFGGHAVHKR; from the coding sequence ATGCAGCTCGGCCTGGTAGGACTCGGCCGGATGGGCGGCAACATGCGCGAACGGTTGCGCGCCGCCGGGCACGAGGTGGTGGGCTACGACCGCGATCCGCAGCTGAGCGACGTGGCGAGTCTGGCCGAACTGGCCGAGAAGCTCGAGGCGCCGCGTGCGGTGTGGGTCATGGTTCCGGCCGGCGTCACCGACGCCACCATCGACGAACTCGCCGGGGTGCTCGGCGAGGGCGACCTCATCGTCGACGGCGGCAACTCGCGGTTCAGCGACGACGGCCCGCGCGCCGAGCGGCTGAACGAACAGGGCATCGGCTACCTCGACGCCGGGGTCTCCGGCGGCGTCTGGGGCAAGCAGAACGGCTACGCCCTGATGGTCGGCGGCGCCCAGGAGCACGTCGAGCGGCTGATGCCGATCTTCGAGGCGCTCAAGCCGGCGGGCGAGTTCGGGTTCGTGCACGCCGGCCCGGTCGGCGCCGGCCACTACGCGAAGATGGTGCACAACGGCATCGAGTACGGCCTGATGCACGCCTACGCCGAGGGCTACGAGCTGCTGTCGAAGTCCGAGCTGGTGACGAACGTGCCCGGCGTCTTCAAATCCTGGCGCGAGGGCACCGTGGTCCGCTCCTGGCTGCTCGACCTGCTGGACCGGGCCCTCGACGAGGACCCGGAACTGGCCGAGCTGAGCAGCTACACCGAGGACACCGGCGAGGGCCGCTGGACGGTCGACGAGGCGGTCCGGCTGGCCGTCCCGCTGAACGTCATCACCGCCTCCCTCTTCGCCCGGTTCGCCTCGCGGCAGGACGAGTCGCCCGCCATGAAGGCTGTCGCCGCGCTGCGCCAGCAGTTCGGCGGGCACGCCGTCCACAAGCGCTGA
- a CDS encoding alpha/beta fold hydrolase, whose product MPGEPTMLLVHSPLLTSATWDALRPHLEAAGWRVCVPDLRPLVEAPSFHAAVCAAAAAGIAPGTPTVVIGHSRAGAYLPGIADAIGGDRLDVVFLDARLPHPGTSWIGSLDPERAAWLRGMAGSGRLPSWDTWFPDLSLDELLPDPGRRHQVLAGLPELPWTIVSEVLPEAGAAWHAARRVYLQLSAAYRATAEQAEEHGYLVRGMDADHLAMVTRPAAVARLLLSALGPL is encoded by the coding sequence GTGCCCGGCGAACCGACGATGCTCCTCGTCCACAGTCCGCTGCTCACCTCGGCGACGTGGGACGCCCTCCGACCGCACCTCGAAGCGGCCGGGTGGCGCGTCTGCGTGCCGGACCTCCGCCCCCTGGTCGAGGCGCCGTCCTTCCACGCGGCGGTCTGCGCGGCAGCCGCCGCCGGCATCGCCCCCGGTACGCCCACCGTCGTCATCGGCCACAGCCGCGCCGGCGCCTACCTGCCCGGCATCGCCGACGCGATCGGCGGCGACCGGCTGGACGTCGTCTTCCTGGACGCCCGCCTGCCACATCCCGGCACGAGCTGGATCGGCTCGCTCGACCCGGAGCGGGCCGCCTGGTTGCGTGGGATGGCCGGGTCGGGCCGGCTGCCCTCGTGGGATACCTGGTTCCCGGACCTCTCCCTCGACGAACTCCTGCCCGACCCCGGCCGGCGGCACCAGGTCCTGGCCGGCCTGCCCGAACTCCCGTGGACGATCGTGTCCGAGGTGCTGCCCGAGGCGGGCGCGGCGTGGCACGCCGCCAGGCGGGTCTACCTCCAGCTCAGCGCCGCCTACCGGGCCACTGCGGAACAGGCGGAAGAGCACGGATATCTGGTCCGAGGCATGGACGCCGATCACCTGGCGATGGTCACCCGGCCGGCAGCCGTCGCCCGGCTGCTGCTGTCGGCGCTCGGCCCACTCTGA
- a CDS encoding NUDIX domain-containing protein — protein sequence MTVIDKIAWIRLEDGAILSSRSRGKDVYYIPGGKREPGESDMATLTREIREELSVSIAVDTAEHVGTFDAQAHGHPDGTIVRMTCYSADYQGTLQPASEIEEIVWLTHADRHRVSPVDQIIFDHLHQTARLR from the coding sequence GTGACCGTCATCGACAAGATCGCCTGGATTCGGCTGGAGGACGGCGCGATCCTGAGTTCCCGCTCACGGGGCAAGGACGTCTACTACATTCCCGGCGGCAAGCGTGAACCGGGTGAGAGCGACATGGCCACCCTGACTCGTGAGATCCGGGAAGAACTGAGCGTCAGCATCGCTGTCGACACCGCCGAACACGTTGGGACCTTCGACGCTCAGGCTCACGGACACCCTGACGGCACGATCGTGCGAATGACCTGCTATTCCGCCGACTACCAAGGCACGCTGCAGCCGGCCAGTGAGATCGAGGAGATCGTCTGGTTGACCCACGCCGACCGCCACCGCGTCTCCCCAGTCGACCAGATCATCTTCGACCACCTACACCAGACGGCCCGTCTTCGTTGA
- a CDS encoding DUF721 domain-containing protein, with protein sequence MSDEPLLPPARLGPGRGERTPAAGTGGGAERTGGRRAVDAGAPGGAAGRDAAAGGPAAAGGDAAAGAAGPELARAVLDAAKARRQAAAQNRRRSAVGNEGGGERRLRGYSGPGPDPRDPQLLGAVLERLVKARGWQQPAAEATVFGAWERVVGAEVAQNSRPVKLENGELTVEARSTAWATQLRLLAGSLLKQIASEVGHNVVRKLHIHGPAAPSWSRGPRRVRGRGPRDTYG encoded by the coding sequence GTGTCGGATGAACCCCTGCTCCCGCCGGCCCGGCTCGGGCCGGGACGCGGTGAACGTACCCCTGCTGCCGGAACGGGCGGCGGCGCGGAACGGACCGGTGGCCGGCGCGCGGTCGATGCCGGCGCGCCGGGCGGAGCGGCCGGCAGGGACGCCGCGGCCGGCGGACCTGCCGCAGCGGGTGGCGACGCCGCGGCGGGCGCGGCCGGGCCGGAGCTGGCCCGGGCGGTGCTGGACGCGGCGAAGGCGCGGCGGCAGGCGGCGGCCCAGAACCGCAGGCGCAGCGCGGTCGGTAACGAGGGCGGCGGCGAGCGGCGGCTGCGCGGCTATTCCGGCCCGGGCCCCGATCCGCGCGATCCGCAGTTGCTCGGGGCGGTCCTGGAGCGGCTGGTCAAGGCGCGCGGCTGGCAGCAGCCGGCCGCCGAGGCGACCGTCTTCGGCGCCTGGGAGCGGGTGGTCGGCGCGGAGGTGGCGCAGAACAGCCGCCCGGTGAAGCTGGAGAACGGCGAGCTGACCGTGGAGGCCCGGTCCACCGCGTGGGCCACCCAGCTGCGGCTGCTGGCCGGCTCGCTGCTCAAGCAGATCGCCAGCGAGGTGGGCCACAACGTGGTCCGCAAGCTGCACATCCACGGACCGGCCGCACCGTCCTGGTCGCGGGGGCCGCGACGGGTGCGGGGCCGCGGACCGCGCGACACCTACGGCTGA
- a CDS encoding DLW-39 family protein yields the protein MFKKLLILAGIVGVAAVVAKKVKSSNDERALWHEATTAPDLR from the coding sequence ATGTTCAAGAAGCTGCTGATCCTGGCCGGCATCGTCGGAGTGGCCGCCGTCGTGGCCAAGAAGGTCAAGTCGTCGAACGACGAGCGCGCCCTGTGGCACGAGGCGACCACCGCCCCCGACCTGCGCTGA
- the gyrB gene encoding DNA topoisomerase (ATP-hydrolyzing) subunit B: MAAQDKQEYGAESITVLEGLEAVRKRPGMYIGSTGERGLHHLVWEVVDNAVDEAIAGYCDTIDVVLLADGGVRVTDNGRGFPVDLHPKLKKPGVEVALTVLHAGGKFDGKAYAVSGGLHGVGVSVVNALSTRMAVEIQKSGFYWRQQYDHSKPTPLEKGEPTDGTGSAVSFWPDPDVFETVEFDFQTIYRRLQEMAFLTRGLTIHLLDERVPEGEEGKLREVTFHYEGGIADFVRHLNASKNPIHKTVVEFGAEEEGMSLEIAMQWNESYGESVYTFANNINTHEGGTHEEGFRSALTSVVNRYGAEKKLLKGDEKLSGEDIREGLAAIISVKLTNPQFEGQTKTKLGNTPVKSFVQRVCNDRLVDWFDRNPAEAKTIIQKASQAARARIAAQQARKLARRKSLLESGSMPGKLADCQSTDPRESEVFIVEGDSAGGSAKQGRDPRVQAILPIRGKILNVEKARIDRVLKNNEVQALITALGTGIHDDFDIEKLRYHKIVLMADADVDGQHIQTLLLTLLFRFMRPLVELGHVYLAAPPLYKIKWNKKGDDAQYAYSDRERDGLIALRQQKKPNAKPDDIQRFKGLGEMNYPELWETTMNPATRTLRQVTLDDAATADELFSVLMGEDVEARRSFIQRNAKDVRFLDI, from the coding sequence GTGGCAGCGCAGGACAAGCAGGAGTACGGCGCCGAGTCGATCACCGTTCTCGAGGGGCTGGAGGCCGTCCGGAAGCGGCCCGGTATGTACATCGGGTCCACCGGCGAGCGCGGCCTGCACCACCTCGTGTGGGAGGTCGTGGACAACGCGGTGGACGAGGCGATAGCCGGCTACTGCGACACCATCGACGTGGTGCTGCTGGCCGACGGCGGCGTCCGGGTCACCGACAACGGCCGTGGCTTCCCGGTCGACCTGCACCCGAAGCTGAAGAAGCCGGGTGTCGAGGTCGCGCTGACCGTGCTGCACGCGGGCGGCAAGTTCGACGGCAAGGCGTACGCGGTCTCCGGCGGTCTGCACGGCGTCGGCGTCTCCGTGGTGAACGCCCTCTCCACCAGGATGGCCGTGGAGATCCAGAAGTCCGGCTTCTACTGGCGGCAGCAGTACGACCACTCCAAGCCGACCCCGCTGGAGAAGGGCGAGCCGACGGACGGGACCGGTTCGGCGGTCTCCTTCTGGCCCGACCCGGACGTCTTCGAGACCGTCGAGTTCGACTTCCAGACGATCTACCGCCGGCTCCAGGAGATGGCCTTCCTGACCCGCGGCCTCACCATCCACCTGCTCGACGAGCGGGTCCCGGAGGGCGAGGAGGGCAAGCTCCGCGAGGTCACCTTCCACTACGAGGGCGGCATCGCCGACTTCGTCCGGCACCTCAACGCCTCGAAGAACCCGATCCACAAGACCGTGGTCGAGTTCGGCGCCGAGGAGGAGGGCATGTCGCTCGAGATCGCCATGCAGTGGAACGAGTCGTACGGCGAGTCGGTCTACACCTTCGCCAACAACATCAACACCCACGAGGGCGGCACCCACGAGGAGGGCTTCCGGTCCGCGCTGACCAGCGTCGTCAACCGCTACGGCGCGGAGAAGAAGCTGCTCAAGGGCGACGAGAAGCTCTCCGGCGAGGACATCCGCGAGGGCCTGGCGGCGATCATCTCGGTCAAGCTGACCAACCCGCAGTTCGAGGGTCAGACCAAGACCAAGCTGGGCAACACCCCGGTCAAGAGCTTCGTGCAGCGGGTCTGCAACGACCGGCTGGTCGACTGGTTCGACCGGAATCCGGCCGAGGCCAAGACGATCATCCAGAAGGCGTCCCAGGCGGCCCGGGCCCGGATCGCCGCGCAGCAGGCGCGGAAGCTGGCCCGGCGCAAGTCGCTGCTGGAGTCCGGGTCGATGCCGGGCAAGCTGGCCGACTGCCAGTCCACCGACCCGCGCGAGTCCGAGGTCTTCATCGTCGAGGGCGACTCGGCGGGCGGCTCGGCGAAGCAGGGGCGCGACCCACGGGTCCAGGCGATCCTGCCGATCCGCGGCAAGATCCTCAACGTGGAGAAGGCCCGGATCGACCGGGTGCTGAAGAACAACGAGGTCCAGGCGCTGATCACCGCCCTGGGCACCGGCATCCACGACGACTTCGACATCGAGAAGCTGCGCTACCACAAGATCGTGCTGATGGCCGACGCCGACGTCGACGGCCAGCACATCCAGACGCTCCTGCTCACCCTGCTGTTCCGCTTCATGCGGCCGCTGGTCGAGCTGGGCCACGTCTACCTGGCAGCCCCGCCGCTCTACAAGATCAAGTGGAACAAGAAGGGCGACGACGCCCAGTACGCGTACTCGGACCGGGAGCGGGACGGGCTGATCGCGCTGCGCCAGCAGAAGAAGCCCAACGCCAAGCCGGACGACATCCAGCGGTTCAAGGGTCTCGGCGAGATGAACTATCCCGAGCTGTGGGAGACCACGATGAACCCGGCCACCCGTACGCTGCGCCAGGTCACCCTCGACGACGCGGCAACCGCGGACGAGCTGTTCAGCGTGCTGATGGGTGAGGACGTCGAGGCGCGCCGTTCGTTCATCCAGCGCAACGCCAAGGACGTTCGGTTCCTCGACATCTGA
- the gyrA gene encoding DNA gyrase subunit A, with protein sequence MTDTPESTPSEPENPETIAAVVQHDRIEPVGLEVEMQRSYLDYAMSVIVGRALPDVRDGLKPVHRKILYAMYDSGYRPDRGYVKCSRVVGDVMGQFHPHGDSAIYDALVRMAQTWSLRYPLVDGNGNFGSPGNDPAAAMRYTECKLDPLAMEMLRDIDEDTVDLQDNYDGRAKEPTILPSRIPNLLVNGSEGIAVGMATKIPPHNLREIGAAVQWCLENPDVDEATTLEALLEIVKGPDFPTYGLIVGQSAIQDAYRTGRGSIRMRAVVEVEEDKRGRPALVVSELPYQVNPDNLAERIAELIKEGKLAGIADIRDESSGRTGMRIVLVLKRDAVAKVVLNNLYKHTQLQETFGANMLALVDGVPRTLNLAQFIRYYVEHQINVIRRRTAFRLRKAEERAHILRGLAKALDALDEVIALIRRSPTVEDARQGLIRLLEIDEIQATAILDMQLRRLAALERQRIIDDLTKLEIEIADLKDILAKPERQRKIVSEELGEIVAKWGDERRTKIIPFDGEVSMEDLIAREDVVVTITRTGYAKRTKVDLYRSQRRGGKGVSGATLRQDDIVSHFFVCSTHDWMLFFTNKGRVYRAKAYELPEASRVAKGQHVANLLAFQADEQIAQIIEIPNYQVAPYLVLATKNGLVKKTRLEEFDSNRSGGIIAINLRDEDELVGAALVGPEDDLLLVSKNAQAIRFNATDEALRPMGRATSGVIGMRFSEDDVLLAMEVVREGLDVLVATNGGYAKRTPIEEYPVQGRGGKGVLTAKITERRGGLVGAVVIDPDDELFAITSNGGVIRTPVKPVRRTRDRNTMGVKLMDLPDGVTIVAIARNADEPDEQD encoded by the coding sequence GTGACCGATACTCCCGAGTCCACCCCGAGCGAGCCGGAGAACCCGGAGACCATCGCCGCCGTCGTACAGCACGACCGGATCGAACCGGTCGGGCTCGAGGTGGAGATGCAGCGCTCCTACCTCGACTACGCGATGAGCGTCATCGTCGGGCGGGCGCTGCCGGACGTCCGGGACGGGCTCAAGCCGGTCCACCGCAAGATCCTCTATGCCATGTACGACTCCGGCTACCGGCCGGACCGGGGCTACGTGAAGTGCTCCCGGGTCGTCGGCGACGTGATGGGTCAGTTCCACCCGCACGGCGACTCGGCGATCTATGACGCGCTGGTCCGGATGGCACAGACCTGGTCGCTGCGCTACCCGCTGGTCGACGGCAACGGCAACTTCGGCTCGCCCGGCAACGATCCGGCTGCCGCGATGCGCTACACGGAGTGCAAGCTCGACCCGCTGGCGATGGAGATGCTGCGGGACATCGACGAGGACACCGTCGACCTGCAGGACAACTACGACGGTCGGGCCAAGGAGCCGACGATCCTGCCGTCCCGGATCCCGAACCTGCTGGTCAACGGGTCCGAGGGCATCGCGGTCGGCATGGCCACCAAGATCCCGCCGCACAACCTGCGCGAGATCGGCGCGGCGGTGCAGTGGTGCCTGGAGAACCCGGACGTCGACGAGGCGACCACCCTCGAGGCGCTGCTGGAGATCGTCAAGGGTCCGGACTTCCCGACCTACGGTCTGATCGTGGGCCAGTCGGCGATCCAGGACGCGTACCGGACCGGGCGTGGCTCGATCCGGATGCGCGCGGTGGTGGAGGTCGAGGAGGACAAGCGGGGACGTCCCGCGCTGGTGGTCAGCGAGCTGCCCTACCAGGTCAACCCGGACAACCTCGCCGAGCGGATCGCCGAGCTGATCAAGGAGGGCAAGCTCGCCGGCATCGCCGACATCCGGGACGAGTCCTCCGGGCGTACCGGCATGCGGATCGTGCTGGTGCTCAAGCGCGACGCGGTCGCCAAGGTGGTGCTGAACAACCTCTACAAGCACACCCAGCTCCAGGAGACGTTCGGCGCCAACATGCTGGCCCTGGTCGACGGGGTGCCGCGGACGCTCAACCTGGCCCAGTTCATCCGCTACTACGTCGAGCACCAGATCAACGTGATCCGCCGGCGGACCGCGTTCCGGCTGCGCAAGGCGGAGGAGCGGGCGCACATCCTGCGCGGTCTGGCCAAGGCGCTGGACGCCCTCGACGAGGTCATCGCGCTGATCCGGCGTTCGCCGACGGTGGAGGACGCCCGGCAGGGCCTGATCCGGCTGCTGGAGATCGACGAGATCCAGGCGACCGCGATCCTGGACATGCAGCTGCGCCGCCTGGCCGCCCTGGAGCGGCAGCGGATCATCGACGACCTCACCAAGCTCGAGATCGAGATCGCCGACCTGAAGGACATCCTGGCCAAGCCGGAGCGGCAGCGGAAGATCGTCTCCGAGGAGCTCGGCGAGATCGTCGCGAAGTGGGGCGACGAGCGGCGTACGAAGATCATCCCGTTCGACGGCGAGGTCTCGATGGAGGACCTGATCGCCCGCGAGGACGTGGTCGTCACCATCACCCGCACCGGGTACGCCAAGCGCACCAAGGTCGACCTCTACCGCTCGCAGCGGCGGGGCGGCAAGGGCGTCAGCGGGGCGACGCTCCGGCAGGACGACATCGTCAGCCACTTCTTCGTATGCTCTACCCACGACTGGATGCTGTTCTTCACGAACAAGGGTCGGGTCTACCGGGCCAAGGCGTACGAGCTTCCCGAGGCCAGTAGGGTGGCCAAGGGCCAGCACGTGGCCAACCTGCTCGCCTTCCAAGCAGACGAGCAGATCGCCCAGATCATCGAAATCCCGAACTACCAGGTCGCTCCCTACCTGGTACTGGCCACGAAGAACGGCCTGGTGAAGAAGACGCGGCTCGAGGAGTTCGACTCCAACCGGTCCGGCGGAATCATCGCGATCAACCTGCGCGATGAGGACGAGCTGGTCGGTGCTGCCCTGGTGGGCCCGGAGGACGATCTGCTGCTGGTCTCCAAGAACGCCCAGGCGATCCGCTTCAACGCCACCGACGAGGCGCTGCGGCCGATGGGCCGGGCCACCTCGGGTGTGATCGGCATGCGGTTCAGCGAGGACGACGTCCTGCTGGCGATGGAGGTCGTCCGGGAGGGCCTGGACGTGCTGGTCGCCACGAACGGGGGATATGCGAAACGTACCCCGATCGAGGAATACCCGGTCCAGGGCCGGGGAGGTAAGGGCGTGCTGACTGCGAAGATCACCGAGCGACGCGGTGGTCTGGTCGGCGCGGTGGTGATCGATCCGGACGACGAGTTGTTCGCGATCACCAGTAACGGTGGTGTCATCCGGACTCCGGTGAAGCCTGTACGCCGTACGCGTGACCGGAACACAATGGGGGTCAAGCTGATGGACCTCCCGGACGGCGTGACTATCGTGGCGATTGCTCGCAATGCCGACGAGCCTGACGAACAGGACTAG
- a CDS encoding aminoglycoside phosphotransferase family protein, whose protein sequence is MGRVRMHADEVETDDALVHRLLAAQFPRWAGLPVRLVESYGTDHDIYRLGEQLAVRLPRIGWATEQAAREAEWLPRLAPHLPLALPVPLALGDPAEGYPFTWSVYEWLPGENANGTLDDLDRAAVDLAAFIVALRRVDTTGAYARPPGKRGGPLTEFDDAVRRAVAKLGDRIDGPATLRAWQQSLDAPVWDAQEVWVHGDLLPGNLLVVDGRLSAVIDFGGLNVGDPACDLQPAWNVFTGDSRRRFRAELAVDDASWLRGRGWALLQAVMAMSYYWDTNPGMIRQTSHALAEVLADARR, encoded by the coding sequence ATGGGTCGCGTCAGGATGCACGCCGACGAGGTCGAGACGGACGACGCGCTCGTCCACCGGCTGCTCGCCGCACAGTTCCCCCGGTGGGCCGGGCTGCCGGTGCGGCTGGTCGAGTCCTACGGGACCGACCACGACATCTACCGGCTCGGCGAGCAGCTCGCCGTCCGGCTGCCCCGCATCGGCTGGGCAACCGAGCAGGCCGCCCGGGAGGCGGAGTGGCTGCCCCGGCTGGCCCCCCACCTCCCGCTGGCCCTGCCGGTGCCGCTGGCGCTGGGCGACCCCGCCGAGGGCTACCCCTTCACCTGGTCGGTCTACGAGTGGCTGCCCGGTGAGAACGCCAACGGCACCCTCGACGACCTGGACCGGGCCGCCGTGGACCTGGCCGCGTTCATCGTCGCGCTGCGTCGCGTCGACACCACCGGCGCGTACGCCCGGCCACCCGGCAAGCGGGGCGGGCCGCTGACGGAGTTCGACGACGCGGTACGCCGGGCGGTGGCGAAGCTCGGCGACCGGATCGACGGGCCCGCAACGCTGCGTGCCTGGCAGCAGTCCCTGGACGCCCCGGTCTGGGACGCTCAAGAGGTGTGGGTGCACGGTGACCTGCTGCCCGGCAACCTGCTCGTGGTCGACGGCCGGCTCTCCGCGGTCATCGACTTCGGTGGCCTCAACGTCGGCGACCCGGCGTGCGACCTGCAACCGGCGTGGAACGTCTTCACGGGCGACAGCAGGCGACGGTTCCGCGCCGAGTTGGCCGTGGACGACGCGTCGTGGCTGCGGGGTCGCGGCTGGGCGCTCCTCCAGGCGGTGATGGCGATGTCCTACTACTGGGACACCAACCCGGGGATGATCCGCCAGACGTCCCACGCGCTCGCCGAGGTGCTGGCCGACGCCCGACGCTGA